One Dermacentor silvarum isolate Dsil-2018 chromosome 10, BIME_Dsil_1.4, whole genome shotgun sequence genomic window carries:
- the LOC119430920 gene encoding salivary glue protein Sgs-3-like: MSTSETNLRTFLTSRLLRLHSQSSEIAGLSNRTETTTHPSLATSTAPDGRLQNRTTTPLTRAPVEDSNETSTASQRPVEPSTLRPTSPAITAGVRRQATTTTTSSPTTTEPTRVLPTAQGGQVSPAQPTLARNAAFKQTLPTPSRPVHPATTASPPPVTADAYVRPITQHGVHEFVPQRHRDVEDYFYHHQSGRVEHDDAHLRRSPCGKCQRTLHYCVQKCFVHHSCEAETNPELTCPRINAPCMPPYKHEVDQCRHSADCESANHLCCLVGCSRRCVHGVPTQH; encoded by the exons ATGTCGACTTCAGAAACGAATCTCCGGACTTTTCTGACTTCCCGGCTACTACGACTTCATTCGCAGTCCTCTGAAATCGCCGGACTGTCCAACCGCACCGAGACGACCACCCACCCTTCGCTTGCCACGAGCACTGCCCCCGACGGGCGATTGCAGAACCGCACTACTACACCTTTGACCCGAGCCCCAGTAGAAGACAGCAACGAGACTTCCACTGCATCCCAACGGCCCGTCGAGCCTTCGACGTTACGCCCAACCTCCCCAGCGATAACTGCTGGCGTGCGTCGACAagcaaccaccaccaccacctcgagCCCCACAACCACGGAGCCGACGCGAGTCCTTCCAACCGCACAGGGAGGCCAAGTTTCGCCGGCACAACCTACGCTAGCGAGGAACGCGGCGTTCAAACAAACTCTTCCGACGCCTTCGCGTCCTGTTCATCCTGCGACGACTGCGAGTCCGCCCCCGGTTACGGCCGACGCTTACGTCAGACCGATAACGCAACACGGCGTGCACGAGTTCGTGCCTCAGCGTCACCGAGACGTGGAGGATTACTTCTACCACCACCAGTCCGGCCGCGTGGAGCACGACGACGCCCATTTGCGTAGGAGCCCGTGTGGAAAGTGCCAGCGCACGCTCCACTACTGCGTGCAGAAGTGCTTCGTGCACCATAGCTGCGAGGCAGAGACGAATCCAG AGCTCACCTGTCCCCGGATCAACGCCCCCTGCATGCCTCCTTACAAGCACGAGGTGGACCAATGCCGCCACAGCGCCGACTGCGAGAGCGCCAACCACCTCTGCTGCCTGGTAGGCTGCTCCCGCCGCTGCGTCCACGGCGTGCCCACCCAGCACTAG